GACGATCCAGCGGTACGCGCCGATGAACGCCGGCAGCCGCGTCCTCGCGGTGCTGCCGTCGCAGAACGCGTTGGGCCCCTGGGCGGGGATGGCGGTGCTCGCGGGGTACACGGCGGTCGTGCTCGTCGCGGCGTTCTGGATCGTGCGCCACCGCGACGCGTGACCGTCGCGCGCGAGGATCGTCGTCGTGGCGGAACGAGTGATCGACCTCCTCGACGGCGACTTCTACGTGAACGACCCGTATCCGACGTACGCGTGGATGCGCGACCACGCGCCTGCGTACTGGGACCCGGTCAACGAGCTGTGGGGGATCTCCCGCTACGACGACGTCGTGGAGATCGAGAAGCGCAAGGACGTCTTCATCAGCTCGGACCAGCGCAAGGGCGGGTACCGGCCGAACCTCCCGGCCGATCCGGCGCTGATCGGGCTCGACGATCCCCTGCACCAGCAGCGGCGCAGCCTCGTGTCGCGCCGGTTCACGCCGCGCGCGGTGACACGTTGGGAGCCGCACGTCCGCGACGTCGTGACCCGGCTGCTGGACGCCGTCGAGGCGAACGGGGGCCGCACCGAGGTCGTGAGCGAGCTCGCCGCGCCACTGCCCGCGATGATGATCGGCGCGCTGCTCGGCTTCGACGACGACCTGTGGCCGAGCCTGCAGTCGTGGTCCGAGCGCTCCATCGCGCTCGGCGGTGGTCCCCGCTACCGCAACGAGGACGGCGCGGCGGCGGTGATGGAGTTCGCGGTCGCGGCCGCGGACCTGTACGAGCGCAAGAAGCAGTGCCCGGTCGACGACGTGATGTCGGTTTGGACCACGTCCTCGCTCGACGGCGAGCCGCTCGGGCTCGACGTCGTCATCCCGGACTGCCTGCTCCTCTTGGATGGGGGCGCGGAGACGACGCGCACGGTCATCGCGCGCACGCTCGTGAACCTCACTCGGTGTCCGGATCAGTGGGCCCGGTTGCGGGCCGGCGCCGACCTGACGGTCGCGACGGAGGAGTTCATCCGCTACATCACGCCGATCCACAACATGTGCCGGGTGGCCAACCGCGACGTGGAGATCGCGGGGGAGACGATCCGGGAAGGGCAGCAGGTCGTGCTCATGTACTCCTCCGCGAACCGCGACCCCGCGCACTTCGACGATCCCGAACGTCTCGACGTCACCCGCGACCCGAACAACCACCTCGCGTTCGGCTTCGGCACGCACTTCTGCCTGGGCGCCGCGCTCGCGCGCCTCGAGATCCGCGTGTTCTTCGAGGAGCTGGTGCGCCGGGTCCGTGCGCTGCGGGTCGTCGAGGGCACCGAGCCCGTCGAGATGCCGAACGCCTTCGTCTACGGCCTGCGCGAAGCGCAGATGGAGTTCGACTTCGCCCGTTGACCGGTCCCGCGGGACCGCCTGAACCGCGATTCAGATGACCGTCGATGCCCCGAGGCGGGATTCACCGTCATCTGAATGCGGCGCCGGCTCGTTCTCGCGACGACCAGATACGCCCGCGGTCCCGCGGGACCGCCGCGCCACGATTCATGTGCCATTCGGTCTCGCCTGGCGAGACCTCCGGGCACCTGAATGCGGTCGAGCGCGTCCGTGTCGTCGTGCTCGAACCCCGACGGCACGTCATTCGCGGTCGGTGAGCCCGCTGAGGCGCGACCGCGTACGTTCGTAGACGTATCGCGACAGCAGGCGGACGTCTTCCACCGCGCCCGTCTGTTCGTTCACGCGGGGAACGTCACGCCGGTCAGCTCCTCCGACATCGCCCACAGACGGCGCGCGGAGTCCGGGTCACGCGCCCACGGCATGACGTCGTCGCTGATCGCGCGGTCGGCGAGGTACGCGCCGCCGTGGTCGTCGAGCTCGGGTGCCGTCACGGCCCACACGGTCGTCGCCGCGCCGACCTCCACCGGGACGGGCTTCGGCATCCCACCGCCGGGCGTCCGACGGGCACGCTTTCCGAGCTCGGTCAGGTCGTCGCGCGTCATGTGACGTGCGAGCTCGGTCGCGACGACGCCGGGATGCACGGCGTACGCGTGCACGCCGCGCCGGCCGTATCGGCGTTCGAGCTCGAGCGTGAACAGGATGTTCGCGGTCTTCGACTGCCCGTACGCGGCGAACTTGTCGTACTCGTGGCGCTCGAAGTTCGGGTCGTCCCACACGATGTTCGACGCTCGGTGCCCTGCTGACGACAGGTTCACGACGCGCGCCGGCACGCCGGCGAGCAGCAGGGGCATCAGCAGCCCGGTCAGCGCGAAGTGGCCGAGGTGGTTCGTCCCGAACTGCAGCTCGAACCCGTCCGCCGTGCGCTCGAACGGGGTGAACATCACGCCCGCGTTGTTCACGAGGACGTGCAGCGTGTCGTGTCGCGCGGCGAAGGCGTCCGCGAAGGCCCGCACGCTCGCGAGCGACGCGAGATCGAGCGTCATGTGCTCGACCGTCGCCCCCGTAACCCGGTCGCGCACGGCGGCGACCGCGGCCGAGCCCTTCTCGGGGGTTCGCGCCGTCAGGACGACGCGCGCGCCCTGGTCGGCCAGCGCCCGCGCCGTCTCCAGTCCGAGGCCCGTGGTCGCGCCGGTGACGACGACGACGCGGTGGCGTTCAGGCATGCAGCGCCACCGGGAGATGCTTGATCCCGTTGATGAAGTTCGACCGCAGTCGCTCGGTCGCACCCGCGCGCTCGATGCGCGGCGCGCGCTGCACGAGCTCCTCGAACAGCACGCGGATCTCGAGCCGAGCGAGGGACGCACCCAGGCAGAAGTGCGGGCCGCCGCCTCCGAACGCGATGTGCGGGTTGGGTGTCCGGGTGACGTCGAACGTGAAAGGCTCGTCGAACACCGACTCGTCGCGATTCGCGGAGATGTACCAGAGACTCACCTTGTCACCGGCCGCGATCTCGGCGTCGCCCAGCACGTGGTCGCGCGTCGTGTTGCGCCGGAAGTACATGACGGGGCTCGCCCACCGCAGGATCTCCTCCGTCGCGACGGCGACACGCGACGGGTCGTCGACGAGCAGCGCGTATTGATCGGGATACGTGAGCAGCGCGTCGAGACCGTGCGAGATCGCGTTGCGCGTCGTCTCGTTCCCCGCCACCGCGAGCAGCAGGAAGAACAGGTTGAAGTCGAGCTCCGAGAGCCGGTCGCCGTCGACCTCGGCGTCCAGCAACGTCGTGACGATGTCGGGACGATCGCCCATGGTCGCCATCGCTC
The Acidimicrobiia bacterium genome window above contains:
- a CDS encoding cytochrome P450 yields the protein MAERVIDLLDGDFYVNDPYPTYAWMRDHAPAYWDPVNELWGISRYDDVVEIEKRKDVFISSDQRKGGYRPNLPADPALIGLDDPLHQQRRSLVSRRFTPRAVTRWEPHVRDVVTRLLDAVEANGGRTEVVSELAAPLPAMMIGALLGFDDDLWPSLQSWSERSIALGGGPRYRNEDGAAAVMEFAVAAADLYERKKQCPVDDVMSVWTTSSLDGEPLGLDVVIPDCLLLLDGGAETTRTVIARTLVNLTRCPDQWARLRAGADLTVATEEFIRYITPIHNMCRVANRDVEIAGETIREGQQVVLMYSSANRDPAHFDDPERLDVTRDPNNHLAFGFGTHFCLGAALARLEIRVFFEELVRRVRALRVVEGTEPVEMPNAFVYGLREAQMEFDFAR
- a CDS encoding oxidoreductase — its product is MPERHRVVVVTGATTGLGLETARALADQGARVVLTARTPEKGSAAVAAVRDRVTGATVEHMTLDLASLASVRAFADAFAARHDTLHVLVNNAGVMFTPFERTADGFELQFGTNHLGHFALTGLLMPLLLAGVPARVVNLSSAGHRASNIVWDDPNFERHEYDKFAAYGQSKTANILFTLELERRYGRRGVHAYAVHPGVVATELARHMTRDDLTELGKRARRTPGGGMPKPVPVEVGAATTVWAVTAPELDDHGGAYLADRAISDDVMPWARDPDSARRLWAMSEELTGVTFPA